A region from the Acomys russatus chromosome 20, mAcoRus1.1, whole genome shotgun sequence genome encodes:
- the LOC127204364 gene encoding interferon-inducible GTPase 1-like produces MGQLFSSTPKDEDHGDLESSFAEYFKNYKEEGKIISEETVRLIELHLKQGNIQGANSAISDALKNIDTVPINVAVTGESGAGKSSFINALRGVKHGEEGAAETGVTETTMEITPYKHPKIKTLTLWDLPGIGTMKFPPKDYLEKVEFKKYDFFVIVSATRFTKHEVDLAKAIRHMGKNYYFVRTKVDFDLENEKMFKPRTFDREKTLNQIRSSYLDALRGNKIGEPRVFLISNRDSSGYDFPGLVDILVKELPAQKRHNFMLSVPNITEAAIQRKYNSAKQFIWLEAMKDGVVATIPGLGILKDNDVEKLDASLSHYRVLFGVDDESLESMAKDAQVPVEQLKKNLKSPYLLETKNEETLGGKLLKYLENFASANGGLLATGLYFRKSFYLQFHFLDTVAADAKVLLREAYSKN; encoded by the coding sequence ATGGGTCAGCTCTTCTCCAGCACACCTAAGGATGAAGACCATGGAGATTTGGAATCCAGCTTCGCtgaatattttaagaattataaGGAAGAAGGCAAAATCATTTCTGAAGAAACTGTCCGTTTAATTGAGTTACACCTGAAACAAGGAAACATTCAGGGGGCAAACTCTGCAATCAGTGATGCATTAAAAAATATTGATACTGTCCCAATAAATGTTGCTGTGACAGGAGAGTCTGGAGCAGGGAAGTCCAGCTTCATCAATGCCCTGAGGGGGGTTAAACACGGAGAGGAAGGTGCAGCTGAAACTGGGGTAACAGAGACAACCATGGAGATAACTCCATACAAACACCCCAAAATTAAAACTTTGACTTTATGGGATCTGCCTGGCATTGGAACTATGAAGTTTCCACCAAAAGATTATCTGGAAAAAGTAGAATTCAAAAAGTATGActtctttgttattgtttctgcCACACGATTTACAAAACATGAAGTGGACCTCGCCAAAGCCATCAGACATATGGGAAAGAATTACTACTTTGTGAGAACCAAGGTGGACTTTGATCTAGAAAATGAGAAGATGTTCAAACCACGCACCTTTGACAGAGAAAAGACTCTGAACCAGATCCGAAGCTCCTACCTGGATGCCTTAAGAGGCAACAAGATTGGTGAACCTCGGGTTTTCTTGATTTCTAACCGTGATTCATCTGGCTATGATTTTCCAGGCCTGGTGGACATCCTGGTAAAGGAGCTTCCTGCTCAAAAGCGCCACAATTTTATGCTTTCTGTGCCTAATATTACGGAGGCAGCCATTCAAAGAAAATACAACTCTGCTAAGCAGTTTATCTGGTTGGAAGCCATGAAGGATGGAGTTGTGGCGACTATTCCTGGACTGGGCATCCTCAAGGACAATGATGTGGAGAAGCTGGATGCAAGTTTAAGCCACTATCGAGTCCTCTTTGGAGTGGACGACGAATCCCTAGAGTCCATGGCTAAGGACGCCCAAGTGCCTGttgaacaactgaaaaaaaaccttaaatctcCTTATTTGTTGGAAACTAAGAACGAAGAAACATTAGGAGGAAAGCTTTTGAAATATTTGGAGAATTTTGCCTCAGCTAATGGTGGACTCCTTGCTACAGGTCTTTACTTTAGGAAAAGCTTTTACTTGCAGTTTCATTTCCTTGACACAGTGGCTGCAGATGCCAAAGTTCTCCTTAGGGAGGCATATTCAAAAAACTAG